The nucleotide sequence GCGGTGCACGCGGCGGCCCGCGACGAGTCCTACACCGGGCCGATGCTGGGTGGTGTGCTCGCCGGTGACCGCCGTCCGGAGCGTCCGGTGCTGTCGGCCCGGGAGCGGCAGGTGCTGCTGGCCTGGTTCGAGTCGGAGTCGAAGACCCTTGTCGCGCACCGGCTGCATCTGTCGGTGACGACCGTCGACACCTACATCGCGCGGGTCCGCACCAAGTACGCCGACGCCGGGCGCCCCGCGCCGTCGAAGGCGGCGCTGGTGGCACGGGCCCTGCAGGACGGGCTGGTGGAGCTGAGCGAGCTGTGACCGGCGTCGCGAGCCGCCGGAGACCGCCACCACATCGCGTGAGAGGCTGATCCGGTGCGCACACGGACGGGCAGGTTCACGGCGGCCCTGGTGATCGTCTCGGCGCTGGTCGCGGGCTGCGGTGCCGGTCCGAACCGGGCCGATTCGGCCGCGATCGTCGGCGAGACGTCGATCCCGCTGGACGGGACCCAGCAGTCGATCAGCCAGGTGCTCGTTCGGCCGGGGCTGGTGGAGGGGCTGGCGGCGCAGGGCGGATCGGAGGCCGACATCGGCCGCGCCGTGGTGTCCCAGCTGGTCATCCGGGATCTGCTCGCCCGGGCCGCGCAGGAGCAGGGGATCACCGTCACCGATCAGCAGGTCGACGCCGCGATCGCCCAGGCGGGCGGCCCGGAGGCGGTGACCGCGAGCTCACTCTCGGTGGGTGGCGCGCAGGCCGCGATCCGCGACCAGCTGACCCTCACCGAACTGGCCCGCCGGGATCTCGACCGGCTGTCGGCCACCGCCGACGTGGCCGTCGCGGAGTCCCGCGAGCAGGCGATCGACCTGGCCCGTGAGGTC is from Pseudonocardia autotrophica and encodes:
- a CDS encoding SurA N-terminal domain-containing protein, producing the protein MRTRTGRFTAALVIVSALVAGCGAGPNRADSAAIVGETSIPLDGTQQSISQVLVRPGLVEGLAAQGGSEADIGRAVVSQLVIRDLLARAAQEQGITVTDQQVDAAIAQAGGPEAVTASSLSVGGAQAAIRDQLTLTELARRDLDRLSATADVAVAESREQAIDLAREVAAGGERAEQALAGAGTTQRDLAIRPAETPQAALTPLIGIPAGWVAAFPLGTGEGWAVVRVTDRTLDAEAPPEGGAAERLDPQTLSRVGIRLLTPTALRAGVELNPRYGTWDPIEMLAVPGTDEASMLLPVGSGSGALTP